The genome window AAACTATGCGGTGGTTAAAAATGCGTTATATGCGGATCCGTTAGTACCCTACCTGCCGGAACTGATTGCGCGGCATAACGTCATCTATCCCATCGGCGACCAGGCAATGTCCTTTATCAGTCGGGAAGATAGTGCGGAGGCCATGGCTAACATCGCTGTGAAACCATACCTGCGTGATTACGGTCAGAACTACCTGCTGACGATGAAGCAAAACTATAACATGGTAGAATTGAGTTCCATTATGTCCCAAGTGACCGGCGAGCAAATCGGCTATGCACCGGTTAGCCTGCAGGAATTTGCCGATATTTACCGGTCCGAGGGGGATGGCGATGAGTTAGCGTCAATGTACCATGCCGCAGCTCTAGGCTTGATGGATGAGGTCACTAACGACTTCCAACACATCACCGGTCACGCGCCGCAAGGGATGAAAGAATATTTGAGCCGCCATTATCAGAAGTAAGGGAGCGAGACAGAAGTCGGAATCGACTTCGTTTTCGAGCCCCCGTCGACGCGCAGCTAGTCTTTAGAAAGCGCAAATAGGGTTTCAGAGTTCGGCTTTGCCGAGCACTGAAACCCATTTGCGTACTGCGCCGTTCGTATTTTATCTAAGTAAGAGGACTTATGTCACAGCCTCTTTATCGCTCTTATTCAAATCTGTGAACGTAATCTGCTAGGTACCGGGTGGTCAGGCTGGTTGGCTTCTTAGCCAGCTCTTGGGGAGTCCCGGTAGCAACTACGCGGCCCCCATTCTTGCCGCCCCGCGGGCCTAAGTCCATTAGGTAATCTGCGTTGACGATTAGGTTCAGGTCGTGGGTAATGGTGAGAATGGTGGCACCACGGTCCAGCAATTGTTGCATGACCCCCAAAAGCGTCTTGACGTCTAAGGGGTGGAGGCCAATCGTCGGTTCATCAAAGACAAAGAGGGTTGTACTTTGCCGCCGGTTGAGGTGCTTAACCAGTTTCAGCCGTTGCGCCTCCCCACCCGAGAGCGAGGGCGTGCTTTCCCCGAGGTGGAGGTAGGCTAGGCCAACTTCGTCCAGCAGTTGCAATTCGTGTTCAATCTTCGGTTCCGAAGTAAAGACCTTGAGTGCTGTGCGGACATCGAGTTTGAGAAGGTCAACGATTGAATAACCGTGCCACTTGACCTCCTGAATTTCCTGCCGGTAACGGGCCCCCTCACAGCTTGGACAGGTTTGTTGCATGTCCGGCAAAAATTGGATGTCGAGGGTTACCACACCGGTCCCGCCGCAGCTTGGGCAAGCCCCCTGCTTATTGTTGTAGGAAAAGTAGCTGGCAGTGTAGTGCCGTTCCTTAGCCAGTGGCTGGGCTGCAAAGAGCTTTCGCAGGTTGTCCATAATGCTGGTGTAGGTGGCAACGGTTGACCGGGTCGTCTTGCCGATTGGTGCCGCGTCGACACTTACCACGTTTTTGAGCGGTGTTGTCAGCGACTTGACCTGCTTTGGTAAGGGACGGCCATTAGCCTGGTCCGTAATTGCTGGGACCAGGCTGTCGAGAATCAGGCTGGTTTTCCCGGCTCCGGAGAAACCAGTGATGGCACTCAGCCGGCCCACCGGGAGCTGCCCCGTAATCTTTTTGATGTTGTAGTAGTCAGCGACGGTGAAATCAATTGACTTCTTAGCTGGCACCGGCTGGCGGATCCGAGCGAGCAACTTCGCCGTTCCATTCAAATAGGGGCCGATGTTAGAATTCGGGTCGGCCGCAATTGTCTGCGGGTCGCCGCTGTTAAGCACTTGGCCACCTTCCTCACCAGAACCGGGGCCGATTTCGATAATCCAGTCGGCTTCCCGGATAATGTCGACGTTGTGGTCAACTACTACCAGCGAATTGCCCTGGGCAACCAGTTCATGGAAGACCCCGAGCAACCCCTTGATGTTGTCGGGGTGCAGACCAATTGACGGTTCGTCGAGGATGTAAAGGACCCCGGTCGTCTGGGTGCGTAGAGTCCGGGCAAGCTGGATGCGTTGTAGTTCCCCTGTTGAAAGGGTATTACCATTCCGGGATAGTGTCAGGTAGTCCAGACCAAGCTCTAACAATGGCCGCAGGTTGTCATCGAATTCCTTAAACAGTGACCGGGCCATCGTCAGCATATCATCCGGCAGCGTCTCGAGGACCGCCTTCTTCCAGTCGCTAAGTTCACCCAGTGTTAGGTCGGTCACCTGGGCGATGTTTAGCCCGCCTGCTTCCTGCTTGAGTAATTCCGGTTTAAGCCGGGTGCCGTGACAGACCGGACAGGTGGAGTAGCTAAAAAATTCACTGATCCGTTTTTGTGAACGCTCACTCTTACTCGTTTGGGCAGAACGCAGCACCGCCTCATGGGCGTTTTCATAAAGGGCGTTAAAGTCATGAAAGACCCGGCCGGTGCCGGATCGAAAGTCCATCTTAAACTTCTTGGCCGGACCGTTGAGGACAAAATCCTTTTCCTTGTCCGTCAGGTCTTGGTAGGGAACGTTAATCCGGACCCCGGCCTGCTCAGCAACGTTCGGCATGAAATTCCTGCCGGGCAGGTGCCAGGCGGCCACGGCGCCCTCGGCCAGCGTTAACGTGGAATCACAGATTAACTTGCTTTCGTCGATTTGCCGGACCTTCCCAGTACCCTGACAATTATCGCAGGCGCCAGCAGAGTTAAAGGCAAAGTCCTCCGCGCTATAGGCGCTGAACCGAACACCACAGACTGGACACGTCAACTGCCCCATCTCTTCACCACTCTTGCTCATGGCTTCCGCAATCGTCAAACTGGGTTTTAACCGGTGACCGTTAGGACAGACTGGTGACCCCAGTCGGGAGAAAATCAGGCGGATGACGTTAAACATTTCACTCATGGTTCCCACCGTGGCCCGCTCTGAGGGGATACTCGGCCGCTGCCGCAGTGCCAAAGCCGATGGAATATGTTTGACACTGGTAACTTCGGCCTGAGCACCGAGCTTGATTCGCCGGCGGGTGTAGGTCGAGAGTGCTTCCAGGTAGCGCCGGGAGCCTTCTTCATACAGAATTCCCAT of Limosilactobacillus oris contains these proteins:
- a CDS encoding NAD(P)H-binding protein, producing MKYLVTGATGHLGGIIITELSKLVPQADIRLGVHRIEKATALQSAGYDVVALDYAAVDSMTAAMTGVDVLIYVPSLTYWVQQRITEFENTLEAMRRANVSTIVAMSFIADQYNNPFQMASYYAYLPARLAGSGLNYAVVKNALYADPLVPYLPELIARHNVIYPIGDQAMSFISREDSAEAMANIAVKPYLRDYGQNYLLTMKQNYNMVELSSIMSQVTGEQIGYAPVSLQEFADIYRSEGDGDELASMYHAAALGLMDEVTNDFQHITGHAPQGMKEYLSRHYQK
- a CDS encoding excinuclease ABC subunit UvrA, whose amino-acid sequence is MTNQQVSTIPAQVEVRGGRVHNLKNIDVDIPLHKFVAISGLSGSGKSSLAMGILYEEGSRRYLEALSTYTRRRIKLGAQAEVTSVKHIPSALALRQRPSIPSERATVGTMSEMFNVIRLIFSRLGSPVCPNGHRLKPSLTIAEAMSKSGEEMGQLTCPVCGVRFSAYSAEDFAFNSAGACDNCQGTGKVRQIDESKLICDSTLTLAEGAVAAWHLPGRNFMPNVAEQAGVRINVPYQDLTDKEKDFVLNGPAKKFKMDFRSGTGRVFHDFNALYENAHEAVLRSAQTSKSERSQKRISEFFSYSTCPVCHGTRLKPELLKQEAGGLNIAQVTDLTLGELSDWKKAVLETLPDDMLTMARSLFKEFDDNLRPLLELGLDYLTLSRNGNTLSTGELQRIQLARTLRTQTTGVLYILDEPSIGLHPDNIKGLLGVFHELVAQGNSLVVVDHNVDIIREADWIIEIGPGSGEEGGQVLNSGDPQTIAADPNSNIGPYLNGTAKLLARIRQPVPAKKSIDFTVADYYNIKKITGQLPVGRLSAITGFSGAGKTSLILDSLVPAITDQANGRPLPKQVKSLTTPLKNVVSVDAAPIGKTTRSTVATYTSIMDNLRKLFAAQPLAKERHYTASYFSYNNKQGACPSCGGTGVVTLDIQFLPDMQQTCPSCEGARYRQEIQEVKWHGYSIVDLLKLDVRTALKVFTSEPKIEHELQLLDEVGLAYLHLGESTPSLSGGEAQRLKLVKHLNRRQSTTLFVFDEPTIGLHPLDVKTLLGVMQQLLDRGATILTITHDLNLIVNADYLMDLGPRGGKNGGRVVATGTPQELAKKPTSLTTRYLADYVHRFE